The segment GTGTTCATCTGAATTCTTAGAGGAGTCCCGCGCAACTTGAAAACATCCCTAAAACGGCCTTCAAGATAGCGTTTATAGCTATCCGTCACCCCGCTGAGCGAAGTTCCATGAATCACCACAATCGGAGGATTCATGCCACCTTGATGGGCGTAACGCAGTTTTGGACGACCCATACCAACCCGCTTAGGCTGCTGGTGCTCAATAGCTTCTTGCAAAATCCGGGTCAATTTCGGAGTTGGTAATTTGGCCATGGCTGCCGCATATGCTGCATCGACATCCTTAAAGAGCTCTTTTAAACCCGTACCCTTTTTCGCTGAAATTGGATGCACATTTGCAAAATCTAAGAAACGCAACTTTTGGGCAATCTCTAAACGAGCGCGCTCTTTGACATACGCATCAAGACCATCCCATTTATTAACAGCAACCACTAAGGCCCGCCCTGCTTCGACAATAAATCCCGCAATGTGGGCATCTTGCTCAGAAATATCTTGCTGGGCATCGAGCATCAGAATCACCACATTGCAATCGGCAATAGCTTGCAGTGTTTTCACCACAGAGAACTTTTCGATCGCTTCAAATACTTTTCCACGACGACGCAAACCTGCGGTATCCACCAAGATGTAAGGCTTACCATTGCGCTCAAAAGGCACTTCAATGGCGTCACGGGTTGTACCCGGCATATCAAAAGCAATGACCCGCTCTTCACCAATCAGCTTATTAATTAGAGTAGATTTGCCCACGTTCGGGCGGCCCACCACTGCAATTTTCATGGGGCGATTGGGATCGTTTTCTTTTTCTTCGAGTTCAGGCTCAGGAATGCCTAGTGAATCTAAAGCATCGTCAATCAGGCCACGCACACCATCACCATGGGCAGATGAAATCGGAAATGGCTCACCTAAACCCAACTCATGAAAGTCTGCAGTCACAACCCCAGCTTGCATTCCTTCTGTCTTATTGACGGCAAGAATGACTGGTCTGCCAGTCTTTCTTAAAAAATCGGCAATAACACGATCTTGTGGGGCCATACCCAAACGGCCATCCACCAAGAAAATAATGATGTCCGATTCAGCTACAGCCTGCTTGGTCTGCTTGGCCATCTCGGCCACGATACCTGTCTTGGCAACGGGTTCAAAACCACCGGTGTCCACACAAATAAATGCACGCTCACCAATTCGTCCCTTGCCATAGTGACGATCACGGGTTAAGCCCGAAAAGTCTGCGACTAGCGCATCGCGCGAACGCGTGAGACGATTAAAGAGCGTCGATTTACCGACATTGGGACGACCGACAATAGTAATTACTGGATTCATTTTGGACTGTACGCCGCTAGTTTTCCACCTTGAGACTGAACCAAGATGAGGCCGCCAACCGCAATGGGTGCGGCGGTGATGGGACTACTGTCATGACGAACCCGTGCCAGCATTTCGCCACTCGCTTGTGAGAGCGCATGCACATAACCCTGCGCATCGCCCATCAGTACTACTTTACCAATTGCTAAAGGCTCACCTAGCCCTCTAAAAGTCAGCTGCGTATTTTCCCAGACTGGAGATCCGTCTTTCGTTGCAAATGCGGTGACATGAGATTTTTCATTCGCAGAAAACACCATGCTGGCACTCTGGGCCGTACCTGTGTAGCTAGAGTAATCTTTAAACCAAATCAAATTACCGGTGCGCGCTTGGCCGCAACCAATTCGCCCTTGATAGGAGACCGCGCAGATGATCTCGCCTTCCATGCTAGGACGGGCTGTAACGTCATTTAAACGCTCAATCTCAGAAAATCCTTTTGGAAAGGACACTGGTGTTTCCCAAACCAATCCACCGTTGGCAATCGCGATCATGCCAAAACGTCCACCAGCAAAGCCGGTAACAATCACCTCATTGCCAATGGGCAACATGCCATAACCTACTCGCAACGATAAGGCTGACTGCTGGCGCTGATAGGTCCATTTACGAGCACCAGTTTGCGCATCCAATCCAATAAAACGGTTATCTAGCGCACGAATTACCACAATCCCACCAGCAACCACAGGCTCGGTTAATACCTCGCTCCCCACGCTGACTTTCCACATTTGCTTACCAGTATCGTCGTAGGCATAAACATCGCCTTCGGTTGAAACCACAGCAGTAGTACGACCATCAGAGCCAGGTCCAATAGATAAACGCTCTGGTACAGACACTTCCCAAATCTTGTTGCCATTCATCAAATCAATCTTGTACAACTTACCACTCTGTGAAGCTGCGTAGACAGCGTCGCCCACCACAGTCGGATGAAAGTTAAAGGGCTCAGATGAGCCTAGACTGGTAGACCAAACTGGCTGTAAATCAAATTGATTCGTAACCGGCACTAACTCTGCGGGCTTGCGAACACGAGAGTTACCAGAACAGGCAACTAAAGCTACCACGGCAGTACCGATAATCAAGCCTGTACTAACTAGCTTTGCTATACGTTTGCAATGGGTCATCACTGAGCAACTCCTCCAACTGCGTCTAATTTCACTTTCAGAAGACGGCGAGCCTCTTCCGTAAACTCTTTACTCTGGTTTAACTGCTTCCAGGCTGCCTCATAACTCTTGCGAGCATCGGCATTTTTCTTCTGCGCTAAATACCAATCACCACGACGCTCTAACCATAGCGCCTCAAATCCCGCGATGGGTTTTTCATTCAGGATGGCATCAGCCTCAGCAAAATCTTTTTCTGTACCCAGCTCAATTAATTGGGACACCAAACGCAACTTCGCCAAAGCCAGATAACCTTGATCCGATGCATTCTTGGAAGCCCAACGCAAATAATTCGTTGCCTTAGTGGCATCACCAGCATCTGAAGCAATTTTGGCAGCAACCAAACTAGACATAGCGGCATAGGGCGTTCTGGCAAATTGATTTTGCAAATCATCTGCTGCGCGCAAGGTTTGATCTTTATCACCCTTTTCAATCGCGCTCACCATCGTTTCATACAGTTGCGATGCATCAGCAGCCTGACTAACGCGCCACCATTGATAAGCACTATAGGCAGCATACGCAAATAAGACTGCCGTCACTACGGCTGTAATGAGGTTGCGGTATTTTTGCCAGAAGGCTTTTAATTGATCTAACTGTTCTTGTTCTTCTAGGTCTAAAGGCATGTCAATCCAAGCTAATAAATTCAATAATGGGTTACGACTTTACTCGGCAATCAGTTCATTCTATTCGGTAGAGCCCACGATGGCATCAATTACTGCCTCCACTACGCTATCTAGGGCAACTGCCTTTTGTTCACCACTGGAACGCAAATCCTTTAATTGAGCCTCATTTTTAGCCAATTCATCCGGTCCAATAATGACTGCATAAGCTGCTCCACTGGCATCTGCCTTCTTCATTTGGGACTTAAAGCTGGCTGATTGCCCGTCTGGAGGACAAAATAAGATGGCATCGATACCGGCGCTACGCAGGCGCTCAGCAATAATCATGGCAGCCGTTAAGGTCTCGCCTCCTTGATGCAGAACAAACACATCACATTGAGCCTGTGGCTCCGGCAAAGAGCCCGAAACTTTCATGAGCTCTAGAACACGCTCCATTCCCATGGCCCAGCCGCAAGCAGGTGCGGACTTACCGCCCATACGCTCAATTAAGGGGTCATAACGACCACCGCCAGCAATCGTCCCCTGAGCACCCAACTCTTCAGTAATCCACTCAAAAACAGTGAGATTGTAGTAATCAAGCCCGCGGACTAAGCGAGGATTGATTTTGCAAGGGATGTTATTGGCTTTGAGTAAAGCCTGAACCGCTTCGAAATGCTTAAGAGACTCGTCACCCAAAAAATCTAATAATTTGGGAGCGCCCTCTATTAAATCTTGCATTGCAGGATTTTTAGAATCCAAAATACGCAAAGGATTGGTCAGCAAACGGCGTTGTGAATCTTCATCCAACTGCGCTTGGTGCTTCTCAAAGTAAGCTACTAAAGCAGCGCGATGTTCGGCGCGCTCATTAGCTTGCCCCAAAGAATTAATCTCCAAGCGAACACCCTTGAGTCCCAACTCATCCCAAAGGCGTTGCCCCATTAAGATAATCTCAGCATCAATATCAGGACCAGCAAATCCTAAGGCTTCGATACCAAATTGATGGAACTGTCGATAGCGGCCACGTTGTGGTCGCTCATGACGAAACATAGGCCCGGTATACCAAAGACGTTTTGGCCCCTCGTACAGCAAATTATTCTCAATAACTGAGCGCACTAAGGCGGCAGTTCCTTCAGGGCGCAAAGTTAATTGCTCTCCATTTAAACGGTCTTCAAAGGAGTACATTTCCTTTTCAACAATATCGGTTACTTCACCAATACCCCGCTGAAATACTGCTGTCGCTTCTACAATCGGCGTGCGTAAAAATTCATAGCCATAGGCACGCGTGAGATCACGCAGAACATGGTCTAAATGCGCCCACTGGGCAGCATCTGCTGGCAAAAGATCATTCATGCCGCGCACGCCATTAATCTTTTGAATCTTTTGGGCTTTAACTGGTTCAGTCATAGTGTGATTATCTGCTGTATTTTTTTTACTTATTGTTATTTTGATTGCTTACTTCGGCGCGTAATGTTGCTTCACGTACTCATCCACAATGACCTGAAATTCTTGCGCAATATTTTCGCCCCGTAAGGTTTTGACTTTAACGCCATCCACAAATACGGGTGCCGCAGGTGTTTCACCAGTTCCTGGCAATGAGATTCCAATATTAGCGTGCTTACTCTCACCTGGGCCATTGACAATGCAACCCATCACAGCAACGTTCATTTCCTCTACGCCAGGGTGTGTTTTTTTCCAAACTGGCATTTGCTGACGCAGATAGGACTGAATGTTGGCTGCTAGCTCTTGAAAGGTGGTGCTGGAAGTTCGTCCGCAACCTGGGCAGGCAATAACCATTGGTGTGAAATTACGCAAGCCCATCGTCTGTAAAATCTCTTGAGCCACAATCACTTCGTTTTCACGAGGCGCGCCAGGATCAGGTGTTAAGGAAACCCGAATCGTGTCACCAATACCCTCTTGCAACAGAATGCCCATGGCAGCTGTAGAGGAAACAATGCCCTTGCTACCCATACCCGCTTCGGTTAAACCCAAATGCAAGGGGTAATCTGAGCGGCGTGATAGATCTCGGTACACGGCCACCAAGTCTTGCACCTTGCTCACTTTGCAGGAGAGCAAAATTTGATCAGGATTCATGCCCAGCTCAACGGCTTTTTCTGCCGACTGTAATGCTGACTGAATCAAGGCTTCAATCATGACCTCTTGGGCGGTCTTTGGATGTGCCAGTGCTGCATTGCTATCCATAATGCTCGCCAACAGATCTTGATCAAGGCTACCCCAATTCACACCAATGCGAATGGGCTTGTCATATTTGCATGCAGCCTCAATCATTTGCGCAAACTGCGGATCACGTTTAGCACCCTTGCCTACGTTTCCAGGATTGATGCGGTACTTCGATAAGGCTTTAGCGCATTCTGGATAGTCATTGAGCAAGGTATGGCCGTTGTAATGAAAATCACCAATCAAGGGAACCAATACATCCATCTTGTCTAACTGCTCGCGAATGTAAGGAACCGCGGCGGCAGCCGCTGGTGTATCTACCGTGATACGCACCATCTCTGATCCTGCGCGCGCCAATTCTTTTACTTGAATAGCTGTGGCAATAGCATCCGCAGTATCAGTATTAGTCATCGATTGCACCCTCACCGGAGCATCACCACCTACAGTAATGATGTTGGTTTTCCAAGCAACTTTAGCTTGGCGAGTTGCTCTTTTTGGCGCAGGACCTAAAGGCAGATTGGGAAGCGTTTTAGTGGAATGACTCATTTGATCTAATGGTTTAATCATCTAAACGATTGAGCCACTGCACTGGCTTCTCAGGGATCACAATGTCACCATCGTGCACAGCACGCTCACGCACTCGCGTACGATCCACAACGTCACCCGCCAGTTGGCCACAAGCTGCAGCAATATCATCGCCGCGGGTCTTGCGCACTGTCGCCACCATTCCTGCATCTAAAAGAATGCCGGCAAAAGTATTCACACGTTGCGCTGAGGAGCGCTTTAATCCCGACTCAGGGAATGGATTAAAGGGAATCAAATTCACTTTGCACTTGATGTTTGCCAACAGGCGCACCAATTCTTTAGCTTGAATATCAGAATCATTAATGCCATCAAGCATGCAATATTCAAACGTTAAGAAGTCTCTTGGGGCAAACGGTAAATATCGTTCGCATGCCGCAAGCAATTCTCTTAAAGGGTATTTTTGATTGAGCGGAACAAGTTGATCACGCAGGGCATCATTTGGAGCATGTAGAGATACCGCTAAAGCTACCGGACAATCTTGAGCCAAGCGGTCAATCATCGGCACAACGCCGGAAGTTGAAACAGTCACGCGACGACGCGACAGACCATAAGCACGATCATCGAGCATCAAGCGCAATGCCGTCACTACATTGTCGTAATTGAGTAATGGCTCGCCCATACCCATCATTACTACATTCGAGATCACTCGGCCGGTATGCTCCCAACCTGGCGTTGGATATTCCTCTACACGACGAACTGCATTGGGATCATTGCGGAGTAAATGTTCAGCAAACCAAAGTTGCCCAATAATTTCTCCGGCAGTTAAATTGCGGGAGAAACCTTGATGCCCGGT is part of the Polynucleobacter sp. es-EL-1 genome and harbors:
- the bamB gene encoding outer membrane protein assembly factor BamB yields the protein MTHCKRIAKLVSTGLIIGTAVVALVACSGNSRVRKPAELVPVTNQFDLQPVWSTSLGSSEPFNFHPTVVGDAVYAASQSGKLYKIDLMNGNKIWEVSVPERLSIGPGSDGRTTAVVSTEGDVYAYDDTGKQMWKVSVGSEVLTEPVVAGGIVVIRALDNRFIGLDAQTGARKWTYQRQQSALSLRVGYGMLPIGNEVIVTGFAGGRFGMIAIANGGLVWETPVSFPKGFSEIERLNDVTARPSMEGEIICAVSYQGRIGCGQARTGNLIWFKDYSSYTGTAQSASMVFSANEKSHVTAFATKDGSPVWENTQLTFRGLGEPLAIGKVVLMGDAQGYVHALSQASGEMLARVRHDSSPITAAPIAVGGLILVQSQGGKLAAYSPK
- a CDS encoding tetratricopeptide repeat protein codes for the protein MPLDLEEQEQLDQLKAFWQKYRNLITAVVTAVLFAYAAYSAYQWWRVSQAADASQLYETMVSAIEKGDKDQTLRAADDLQNQFARTPYAAMSSLVAAKIASDAGDATKATNYLRWASKNASDQGYLALAKLRLVSQLIELGTEKDFAEADAILNEKPIAGFEALWLERRGDWYLAQKKNADARKSYEAAWKQLNQSKEFTEEARRLLKVKLDAVGGVAQ
- the hisS gene encoding histidine--tRNA ligase, with the translated sequence MTISKKNTADNHTMTEPVKAQKIQKINGVRGMNDLLPADAAQWAHLDHVLRDLTRAYGYEFLRTPIVEATAVFQRGIGEVTDIVEKEMYSFEDRLNGEQLTLRPEGTAALVRSVIENNLLYEGPKRLWYTGPMFRHERPQRGRYRQFHQFGIEALGFAGPDIDAEIILMGQRLWDELGLKGVRLEINSLGQANERAEHRAALVAYFEKHQAQLDEDSQRRLLTNPLRILDSKNPAMQDLIEGAPKLLDFLGDESLKHFEAVQALLKANNIPCKINPRLVRGLDYYNLTVFEWITEELGAQGTIAGGGRYDPLIERMGGKSAPACGWAMGMERVLELMKVSGSLPEPQAQCDVFVLHQGGETLTAAMIIAERLRSAGIDAILFCPPDGQSASFKSQMKKADASGAAYAVIIGPDELAKNEAQLKDLRSSGEQKAVALDSVVEAVIDAIVGSTE
- the rlmN gene encoding 23S rRNA (adenine(2503)-C(2))-methyltransferase RlmN; this translates as MAAYVAGLNEKPFRAKQLMQWIHQRGVADINDMSDLAKSFRATLLDKAQVLSLPVIKDEQAFDGTRKWLLDVGAGNAVESVFIPEDDRGTLCISSQAGCAVNCRFCSTGHQGFSRNLTAGEIIGQLWFAEHLLRNDPNAVRRVEEYPTPGWEHTGRVISNVVMMGMGEPLLNYDNVVTALRLMLDDRAYGLSRRRVTVSTSGVVPMIDRLAQDCPVALAVSLHAPNDALRDQLVPLNQKYPLRELLAACERYLPFAPRDFLTFEYCMLDGINDSDIQAKELVRLLANIKCKVNLIPFNPFPESGLKRSSAQRVNTFAGILLDAGMVATVRKTRGDDIAAACGQLAGDVVDRTRVRERAVHDGDIVIPEKPVQWLNRLDD
- the der gene encoding ribosome biogenesis GTPase Der, whose translation is MNPVITIVGRPNVGKSTLFNRLTRSRDALVADFSGLTRDRHYGKGRIGERAFICVDTGGFEPVAKTGIVAEMAKQTKQAVAESDIIIFLVDGRLGMAPQDRVIADFLRKTGRPVILAVNKTEGMQAGVVTADFHELGLGEPFPISSAHGDGVRGLIDDALDSLGIPEPELEEKENDPNRPMKIAVVGRPNVGKSTLINKLIGEERVIAFDMPGTTRDAIEVPFERNGKPYILVDTAGLRRRGKVFEAIEKFSVVKTLQAIADCNVVILMLDAQQDISEQDAHIAGFIVEAGRALVVAVNKWDGLDAYVKERARLEIAQKLRFLDFANVHPISAKKGTGLKELFKDVDAAYAAAMAKLPTPKLTRILQEAIEHQQPKRVGMGRPKLRYAHQGGMNPPIVVIHGTSLSGVTDSYKRYLEGRFRDVFKLRGTPLRIQMNTAKNPYVDADKGKKSKKK
- the ispG gene encoding flavodoxin-dependent (E)-4-hydroxy-3-methylbut-2-enyl-diphosphate synthase, yielding MSHSTKTLPNLPLGPAPKRATRQAKVAWKTNIITVGGDAPVRVQSMTNTDTADAIATAIQVKELARAGSEMVRITVDTPAAAAAVPYIREQLDKMDVLVPLIGDFHYNGHTLLNDYPECAKALSKYRINPGNVGKGAKRDPQFAQMIEAACKYDKPIRIGVNWGSLDQDLLASIMDSNAALAHPKTAQEVMIEALIQSALQSAEKAVELGMNPDQILLSCKVSKVQDLVAVYRDLSRRSDYPLHLGLTEAGMGSKGIVSSTAAMGILLQEGIGDTIRVSLTPDPGAPRENEVIVAQEILQTMGLRNFTPMVIACPGCGRTSSTTFQELAANIQSYLRQQMPVWKKTHPGVEEMNVAVMGCIVNGPGESKHANIGISLPGTGETPAAPVFVDGVKVKTLRGENIAQEFQVIVDEYVKQHYAPK